In Candidatus Edwardsbacteria bacterium, a genomic segment contains:
- the rplT gene encoding 50S ribosomal protein L20 — MSRVTTAVATRQRKKKIFKKAKGFWGGRKNLYRIAKEAVMRAGQFAYRDRRNRKREFRSLWIVRVNAACRLNGISYNAFINGLKKNSIAIDRKMLAELAVHDPMAFTRIVEAAKKEPATKAVPVEKGAPEIGPA; from the coding sequence ATGTCCAGAGTTACTACCGCAGTTGCCACCCGGCAGAGAAAGAAAAAGATCTTCAAGAAAGCCAAAGGCTTTTGGGGTGGCCGAAAGAATCTGTACCGCATCGCCAAGGAAGCGGTGATGCGGGCCGGGCAGTTCGCCTATCGCGACCGCCGCAACAGGAAACGGGAGTTCCGCAGCCTGTGGATCGTCCGGGTGAACGCCGCCTGCCGGCTGAACGGCATTTCCTACAATGCCTTCATCAACGGGCTCAAGAAGAACAGCATTGCCATCGACCGCAAGATGCTGGCCGAGCTGGCGGTGCACGATCCGATGGCCTTTACCAGGATCGTGGAAGCGGCCAAGAAGGAACCCGCCACTAAGGCAGTTCCGGTTGAAAAAGGAGCGCCGGAGATCGGCCCCGCCTAA
- the rpmI gene encoding 50S ribosomal protein L35 encodes MPKIKTNKAAAKRLKGTGTGKIKRSRACKSHKLTVKSRKRKRVLRQDTLVDKANLKRIKRLLPNL; translated from the coding sequence ATGCCCAAAATCAAGACCAACAAGGCGGCCGCCAAGCGACTGAAAGGCACCGGCACCGGCAAGATCAAGCGCTCCCGGGCCTGCAAGAGCCACAAGCTGACCGTCAAGAGCCGAAAGAGAAAACGTGTGCTGCGCCAGGACACCCTGGTGGACAAGGCTAATCTTAAACGCATCAAGAGACTTTTACCCAACCTGTAA
- the infC gene encoding translation initiation factor IF-3 — MLKEHRINERIRVPEIRVIGAEGNQLGILESREALRMAEDQGLDLVEIAPEAKPPVCKIMDYGKFIYAEEKKLKESRKKQHQTKVKEIRLGPQMGMHDYQVKLNHAKEFLTKRDKVKVSMRFRGREMAHVDLGQKLIDRFIEDIAPLANVEHAPKMEGRTINLVVSPKQI; from the coding sequence ATTCTGAAAGAACACCGAATCAACGAAAGGATCAGAGTCCCCGAGATCAGAGTGATCGGAGCGGAGGGCAACCAGTTGGGGATACTGGAATCCCGCGAAGCCTTAAGGATGGCCGAGGATCAGGGGCTGGACCTGGTGGAGATAGCTCCCGAGGCCAAACCCCCGGTGTGCAAAATAATGGACTATGGAAAGTTCATCTACGCCGAGGAGAAGAAACTTAAGGAATCGCGCAAGAAACAACATCAGACCAAGGTCAAGGAGATCCGGCTGGGGCCGCAGATGGGCATGCATGACTATCAGGTGAAGCTCAACCATGCCAAGGAATTTTTGACCAAGCGGGACAAGGTGAAGGTATCGATGCGCTTCCGGGGGCGGGAGATGGCTCACGTGGACCTGGGCCAGAAGCTGATAGACCGCTTCATAGAGGACATCGCCCCGCTGGCCAATGTGGAACATGCCCCCAAGATGGAGGGCCGGACCATCAACCTGGTGGTGTCCCCCAAGCAAATTTAA